CCGATTGATGCCTGAAAGGTTTCGCACAAGAATTCTCACTGGTGTTTTAGGTGCCGACCTTATTGGGTTCCACACTCAAAGTTATACACAATATTTTCTTAGAACATTACTAAGGTGTTTGGGAATTGAAAATGAGAGAGGCATTATCTATCACAAAAATCACCTAACCAAAACAGGTGCCTATCCTATGGGCATTAATGTTGAGCAGTTTATTCAATATTCAATTTCGAAGGATTGCGATAATATAGCGGAAGAAATAAATAAAAACCATAAAAACTTAAAACAAATTCTTTCAGTCGATAGATTGGACTACACAAAAGGAGTATTACAAAGGCTAAGTGCTTTTGAACTTTTTTTAAATCAAAATCCGAATTGGATAAAAAAATGTAAATTCGTTTTGGTTTTAGTGCCTTCTAGGACTGACGTGTCATCTTATTTATCTATGAAAAAAGCCATAGACGAAAAAGTCGGAGCCATCAACGGTTCTTATGGCACTTTAGATTGGACGCCCATTCTTTATCAATACAAGGGATTCCCCTTCGAAGAACTAGTCCCTCTTTATAAGAATACACACGTTATGATAGTCACACCATTTCGCGATGGGATGAACCTTGTTGCAAAGGAATTTTTAGTTTCGCAAAGCTGCGGTATGTTGGTCCTAAGTGAGATGGCTGGTGCATCAGCAGAACTACCAGAAGCTATTTTGGTGAATCCTAATGACTTAAATGGCATGGCCGGTGCAATTCAGGAAGCAATTGAAATGGATGGAAATGAAATTCAATCCCGGAATCATGTAATGATCAACCGTTTAAAAGAAAACACTGTGAATGATTGGGCAAAAAGAATTTATTCTGATACAGAAGATCTTTATTTTAAAAATTTAGCTTTCCAAACTAAAACATTATCACCTAAATCAGAAATACTACTACCGCCAGATAATAAACCAATTTTCATAATCTTTGATTATGATGGAACGCTTGTTCCTTTCGAATCATTACCTCATTTGGCAATTCCTAAAAAGGAATTACTCAATTCATTATCCACATTATTAGAATTTCAGAATGTATCTATTGCAATTATAAGCGGAAGAAACAGAACTTTCCTTGAAGAAACTTTTCAAAATCTCCCTCTACACTTGGTAGCTGAACATGGTGCTTGGCATAGAGCACCATACGGAGAGAAGTGGACTTCGTTACATTCTTCAAATTTAGAATGGAAAGGCCAAATCAAAAATCATCTAAATGAGTTTACGAAAAGAGTTCCAGGATCGTTTACCGAGGAAAAAGAATTCTCCTTAGTTTGGCATTTCAGAAATGCAGATCCGGATATAGGGTTAAATGCGGCAAGAGAAATGTTAGATGAATTATCTCAAATATCATCTAACAGTGGTTTCTTTGTACAAAGAGGCAACAAAATTATTGAAGTTAGAGATTATGGTACGGGGAAAGGTAAAGCTGCCATTAAAATTGTTCCCAAAGCAGATTTAAACGTCTATGTATTTGGAGACGATACGACAGATGAAGATATGTTCCGTGAATTACCAGATTCAGTGATTTCCGTAAAAATTGGAAAATCAGAAACTGTCGCAAAATACAGGTTCAATGCACCGGAAGAAGTGCAGCAGTGGATTCATAATTTAATTTTCCATTTAAAAAAGGAAACCAAATGAAAAAACATAAATATGATTCAGGTATAATAGGAAACGGAAGTTACATAGCACACATCAATCGTTATGCAGATATTGTTTGGTTGTGTTGGCCAAACTTTGACAGTTCCCCGATTTTCGGTTCACTAATAGACGAAAGATGCGGTTCGTTTTCAATAGTTCCGAATTCAAAAGTAATTAAAACATCGCAAAGCTATTTAGAAAATACAAACATTCTTCGCACAGAAATTCACACGGAAACGGGATCTTTTGCAGTTGTTGATTTTGCACCACGATATTATAAAAATGGAGAATTAAAATACAAACGTTCTTTGTACAGAAAAATTATCCCTTTGGATGGAGATATAAAAATCAAAATCGAAATTGTGCCAACCTATAATTATGGGAGTAGTATAATAGAGAAAAAAGTTTTTTCGGACCACCTACTCCTCGAAGACCCAGATTTTAAAATCCATATTCTCGCAAATGTTTCATTAAATCAAATTTCTATTGGAAATTCCTTCCACCTTAATCAGAATATTTATATCGGTTTATTTGAATCTCGACCCGAAGAACTGCCTATCGAAGATTTTATTGAATCAGAATTTACAAAGACTAAAATCTATTGGCAAAACTGGGTTAAACATTGCACTATTCCAAATTTCGCACAAAGCCAACAAATTCGGTCAGCCTTATGTTTAAAACTACATCAATTTCAAGATACAGGTGCAATCATTGCTGCTTCAACAACTAGTTTACCTGAAGCTCCCAATTCGGGCAGAAATTGGGATTACCGCTATTCTTGGTTACGTGACGGTTTTTATACATTGTATGCTTTAACTAATTTGGGGCAATTCGAAGAACTCGAAATGTATTCCCAATTCATAAGTAACCTAACACCTGGTAGAGACGGAAGATTCCAACCATTATATAGTATTTTTGGTGAATCAATTTTAGAAGAAAAAATCTTAAACTTAGATGGTTATCTGGGGAACCAACCAGTTCGCATAGGTAACTCGGCATATACTCATAAACAAAATGATGCTTATGGTCAAATTTTACTTTCATTATTGCCTTTATATTTAGATGAACGTATTCCCGAAAAGAACAGATTTCATAATTTGAATTTAATAAGAAATATATTAGACAAAATTGAGCTTACGATGTCCGAACCAGATGCAGGCCTTTGGGAATTCAGAAATTTTTCACAAAAACATTGTTATACTTTTTTGTTCCACTGGGTTGGCGCAAAAGCTGTAAAAGTAATAGCTACAGTATTAGGGGAAAAAGAACTTCTGCGAAAGTCTGAATCGCTAATGAACGATGCAGAAAAAAATATAGAAGCCTGTTTTGATATTGAATTGGGTTGCTATACTCAAGCCCAGGGGAGAAAGGATTTAGATGCAAGTTTGTTACAATTAATTACATTAGGATACTTAGATCCAAAATCTGAAAAGGCCAAGAATCATCTCAATGCAATAGAAAAAACGCTAAAAACGGATGATGGTTTTTTATACCGATATTTACATAACGATGATTTCGGGAAACCTGAAACAACTTTTTTAGTATGTACTTTTTGGTATGTAGAAGCATTAGCATGTATGGATCGTTTAGATGAAGCAATTAAATTATTTAATGAAGTAACGAATCATGCAAATCATGTCGGTTTATATAGTGAAGATATCGAGTCGAATTCAGGAAATCAATGGGGAAACTTTCCACAAACTTATAGCCATGTAGGATTAGTTAACGCAGCTCATAAAATCTCTGAGAAAAAAACAAAGAGTTTATTTTGGTAACTTAATATATAGGTTAATATAATACAAAAAATTACAAATTCCAATTTTTTACATTATATTCGATATTCTTAAAAATAAACACAAAAAGACCAAAACCTGGAGCTATCTTTTTGTAAACCCTGTGTTATTTGCCCAATAGACGAACTTTCTGCTTAACCCATGCTACTAGACACAAAGAAAATACAAACCAATACGATAACATTAAAAAAGTATGTCGATTTGGTTTAGAATATATATAAAACTCAAATTCTAATTAATTTCCGGCAACTAACTTCTCGAAGGTAGAATTTAATCGCTCACAAATTGATTTTATATTTGCAAAATTTCAAGATAAAGTTAACAAATGAAAAGTGATTACTTTACAAAGAAAAAACGTCATTTTACTAGCTTTAGCACTTGTTTTACCTTTGGTTCAACTTCTGGTACAGGTAGATAGTTTTTACTTATCAGATCCTCTTGTCAAAATGATCCAAGTCATTTCGCTTTGGAAACAACAATGGCAAACAGAGAGTATTATTTATCCCTCTTATGATTTCGATCCCCTATTCTTATTAAGTCCATTTAACGAAGGTTTTATATTCCAAAACCAAGAAAGATTAATTGGGAACTATCCAATTGCATTCACTTTTTTCTACTCACTGTTAGCCTTTGTTCCGTTCAAATTTCTTCCCTTCCTAAACTTCTTATTTTTATTAGGTTTCTTGAAACTTCTAAATGACAACTCTATCAAACTTCCAGTTTTATTATTGATTACATTCGGAACGGTTGTATTTCCATTACTCATTGATTTTTCGGAAAATGCGATTTTCCTACTACTTTCCGGATATGGATATATTTTCTTACTAAAGGCCTTCGAAAATCAAAACACAAAAGATTGGCTTTTAGGTAACTTCTTTCTTGGCCTAGCCATTTGGTTTCGGCTTGAAGGTGTTTTATTTTTTATATCGATTCAAGTTACTATATTCATCATAGATTTTTTCATCAAAAAAAAATCACTAGTCGAAACTCTTAACCCAATTCGTTACATTATTTTCTTAATAATTTTGGCCTCATTCCTTCTATGGAACCAATATAGTTATTCACATCCAATGGGTACTCGTTACTTGGCAACGATTGCTTATAATTCTAGATCCATTTGGGACCAAATCATGATTTTTCTTTCGATGTCATTTACATTTCCAAGATCCGATGGTTGGTCTCTAGGTTTTTTTCTGCAAAGTCCAATCCTTTTGTTTGCTTTGGTCCAACTGAGCAAAGAACAGTTATCAAAGAACCAAACTCTATTTTATCATTTCTGCATATCGATGATATTCTTGTTAATTGTAGGAATCACTTCTCCAAATGATGGAATTACCTTGACTGGTAGATATCTTTTACTACTGGTATATCCGTTATCTTTTATATTAAACGAACAGATAGAGAAAATACAAAAGAAAAAAACAGTCTTCTCTATTCTTACTATTTGGACCTCCGTATGCGCCATCATAGTATCGAGCATTTTCTTTTTCGCAAACAAAGAACTCACAAAATTAAAAAAAGAAATTACTCCTTTGAATTCCAAATTAATTGTTACTACCAATGAACTTTTATCCGGTGCCTACGGATTAGATTTAATTGAAAAGAAGGTACTTTGCATTAAGAATCCATATCTAGTTAAATATCTTTTTTATAACATTGAAAAAAATATGCTGAGCGAATTTTTAATTGCTACTGTCGAAAAACAAACCAAATACAATCAATATGAAAAAGGAATATACGATTCCATCATTGCGGAGTCTGTCCAACATGGATATAGATGTACGGAGGAGGAGCATTCAAAAAGAATCCTTAGCCGAAGATGCGTAAAAACAAATGAACACAGCGAAAATCCTTAGCAAAGCAAAGATTGGAACGAGGAGCCTGGTTGCATAAGAAATGCACCCAAAGAAAAATCGCAAAAATGATCCAACTTACATCTACCCTTCCTTGTATAATATTGATAGTTACAAGGAGAAAATATGGCATTCCAACAAATCCAAACAGGAATCATTACTGAAAAATTAATCGAGACAAAACAATTTTACGAACAATGGTTAGGGTTAAATACAAAATTTGAATCAGACTGGTTTATACTACTTTGTTTACCGGATCGACCAGAGATTGAATTAGCAATTATGAAACCAAACCAACCGCAGGTAAAAAAAAAATATTTTCAAAATTCTTATCCAGGAAAAGGGATTTGGTTTATTTTTGAATCAAAAGATGTAAAAAAAGAATTTGAAAAAATGGTACAAAAAAAAGCACCCATCGATCTTCCTCTTATTACCGAAGAATGGGGAGACGTCCATTTTACCTTAGTTGATCCAAATGGAATTGGGATCGATATCGTCCAAGAAAGAAATTCGAAATAAAAATTGGAAAGACAAACTTGGGAATCTTTTTTACTTTTCTTCCAGAAAGTAAAAAGGTTCCTCTCTTGCAAAAACCACCTAACCTCTATCCTGTTTGGAACAAAATAGAAACACAACTGGAAGAATTCATTGGCTTAAATCAAATTGCTTTTTTTACAGGATATAGCGAATGGCATTTTCATAAGTTATTTAAATCCATCCAAGGAGAAAATGTAAAAGAATACATTCGTAGATTACGTTTAGAAAAAGCTGCTTACGAATTAAAAATCACAAATTTTCCTATATTAGAAATTGCCATTGAGTCAGGTTTCTTATCTCATGAAGCTTTTTCAAAAGCTTTTAAACGTGTGATAGGTTGTACACCATCTGAGTTTCGAAAACAATTCCAAAAGGAAACTAAAAAATCAAGAAACGACAACCTAACGATTCCAGATGGTAT
The nucleotide sequence above comes from Leptospira harrisiae. Encoded proteins:
- a CDS encoding VOC family protein; this translates as MAFQQIQTGIITEKLIETKQFYEQWLGLNTKFESDWFILLCLPDRPEIELAIMKPNQPQVKKKYFQNSYPGKGIWFIFESKDVKKEFEKMVQKKAPIDLPLITEEWGDVHFTLVDPNGIGIDIVQERNSK
- a CDS encoding bifunctional alpha,alpha-trehalose-phosphate synthase (UDP-forming)/trehalose-phosphatase gives rise to the protein MRLILVSNRLPVQWDGTANVGGLATGLSSFLSHWKSLGNEVIWVGWPGKSIPEKEQTSYSKKMKEEHGTIPVFLKQKLADSFYNGFCNKTIWPLFHYFTAHCEYSDVTFKSYEEANEEFAKSVAEIYKPGDWVWVHDYHLFLLPEILRNLFPDIFLSFFLHIPFPTFEIFRLMPERFRTRILTGVLGADLIGFHTQSYTQYFLRTLLRCLGIENERGIIYHKNHLTKTGAYPMGINVEQFIQYSISKDCDNIAEEINKNHKNLKQILSVDRLDYTKGVLQRLSAFELFLNQNPNWIKKCKFVLVLVPSRTDVSSYLSMKKAIDEKVGAINGSYGTLDWTPILYQYKGFPFEELVPLYKNTHVMIVTPFRDGMNLVAKEFLVSQSCGMLVLSEMAGASAELPEAILVNPNDLNGMAGAIQEAIEMDGNEIQSRNHVMINRLKENTVNDWAKRIYSDTEDLYFKNLAFQTKTLSPKSEILLPPDNKPIFIIFDYDGTLVPFESLPHLAIPKKELLNSLSTLLEFQNVSIAIISGRNRTFLEETFQNLPLHLVAEHGAWHRAPYGEKWTSLHSSNLEWKGQIKNHLNEFTKRVPGSFTEEKEFSLVWHFRNADPDIGLNAAREMLDELSQISSNSGFFVQRGNKIIEVRDYGTGKGKAAIKIVPKADLNVYVFGDDTTDEDMFRELPDSVISVKIGKSETVAKYRFNAPEEVQQWIHNLIFHLKKETK
- a CDS encoding LA_3751/LA_3752 family putative glycosyltransferase, which gives rise to MITLQRKNVILLALALVLPLVQLLVQVDSFYLSDPLVKMIQVISLWKQQWQTESIIYPSYDFDPLFLLSPFNEGFIFQNQERLIGNYPIAFTFFYSLLAFVPFKFLPFLNFLFLLGFLKLLNDNSIKLPVLLLITFGTVVFPLLIDFSENAIFLLLSGYGYIFLLKAFENQNTKDWLLGNFFLGLAIWFRLEGVLFFISIQVTIFIIDFFIKKKSLVETLNPIRYIIFLIILASFLLWNQYSYSHPMGTRYLATIAYNSRSIWDQIMIFLSMSFTFPRSDGWSLGFFLQSPILLFALVQLSKEQLSKNQTLFYHFCISMIFLLIVGITSPNDGITLTGRYLLLLVYPLSFILNEQIEKIQKKKTVFSILTIWTSVCAIIVSSIFFFANKELTKLKKEITPLNSKLIVTTNELLSGAYGLDLIEKKVLCIKNPYLVKYLFYNIEKNMLSEFLIATVEKQTKYNQYEKGIYDSIIAESVQHGYRCTEEEHSKRILSRRCVKTNEHSENP
- a CDS encoding glycoside hydrolase family 15 protein, whose protein sequence is MKKHKYDSGIIGNGSYIAHINRYADIVWLCWPNFDSSPIFGSLIDERCGSFSIVPNSKVIKTSQSYLENTNILRTEIHTETGSFAVVDFAPRYYKNGELKYKRSLYRKIIPLDGDIKIKIEIVPTYNYGSSIIEKKVFSDHLLLEDPDFKIHILANVSLNQISIGNSFHLNQNIYIGLFESRPEELPIEDFIESEFTKTKIYWQNWVKHCTIPNFAQSQQIRSALCLKLHQFQDTGAIIAASTTSLPEAPNSGRNWDYRYSWLRDGFYTLYALTNLGQFEELEMYSQFISNLTPGRDGRFQPLYSIFGESILEEKILNLDGYLGNQPVRIGNSAYTHKQNDAYGQILLSLLPLYLDERIPEKNRFHNLNLIRNILDKIELTMSEPDAGLWEFRNFSQKHCYTFLFHWVGAKAVKVIATVLGEKELLRKSESLMNDAEKNIEACFDIELGCYTQAQGRKDLDASLLQLITLGYLDPKSEKAKNHLNAIEKTLKTDDGFLYRYLHNDDFGKPETTFLVCTFWYVEALACMDRLDEAIKLFNEVTNHANHVGLYSEDIESNSGNQWGNFPQTYSHVGLVNAAHKISEKKTKSLFW